In one Magallana gigas chromosome 9, xbMagGiga1.1, whole genome shotgun sequence genomic region, the following are encoded:
- the LOC136271656 gene encoding toll-like receptor 1 has protein sequence MFTALPDVLIKHEKVQMLSIRYNLISKFSERDKRLYNSIKNLSFLLEGNPISCSCVNIQSLRWMKDHQNSILDLSTVQCAESKDPINQLFQDQVWVKFELNCQATDWLIFSLGLLVFTVIALITIGAIKKYRVHLEYVILRIKNRLKGMPLRISEEDVFLYDVYVSYDEADYPWILGELYPKLERLGVTAWLTDKDSIPGRPRSEEIVSCVTESRKVMFVVSESFMDKGWFSYAVQMAITHAFHNQRQRSIVVLIKDGVPLERLPDEMKNIWWCIEHFRWPENDGSCSDEVILSELSNILKPE, from the coding sequence ATGTTCACTGCCCTTCCAGATGTTTTGATAAAACATGAAAAGGTGCAGATGCTGTCTATCCGGTACAACTTAATATCAAAGTTTTCTGAGAGGGACAAAAGACtatataattcaataaaaaatctaTCATTTCTCTTAGAGGGTAATCCGATCTCCTGTTCATGTGTGAATATCCAGTCTTTGAGATGGATGAAAGATCaccaaaattcaattttagatCTCTCAACAGTTCAATGCGCGGAGAGTAAAGATCCAATTAATCAATTGTTTCAAGACCAAGTTTGGgtgaaatttgagcttaattgCCAGGCAACCGACTGGCTTATTTTTTCTCTCGGATTACTGGTGTTCACAGTGATAGCTCTCATTACAATAGGCGCCATTAAAAAATACCGAGTTCATTTGGAATATGTTATTCTAAGAATAAAAAACAGATTAAAAGGTATGCCATTACGAATCAGCGAAGAAGATGTGTTTTTGTATGATGTCTACGTTTCATACGATGAAGCGGACTACCCGTGGATTCTTGGGGAATTGTATCCAAAATTAGAAAGACTTGGCGTAACGGCATGGTTGACAGATAAAGACTCCATCCCAGGAAGACCGAGGTCTGAGGAAATAGTCAGCTGTGTCACCGAAAGCAGGAAAGTGATGTTTGTGGTCAGCGAAAGTTTTATggataaaggatggttttcatatgcTGTGCAGATGGCCATAACGCACGCATTTCATAATCAACGTCAGAGATCTATCGTCGTTTTAATCAAAGATGGCGTCCCTTTAGAAAGGCTCCCAGACGAAATGAAAAACATATGGTGGTGTATTGAACATTTCAGATGGCCAGAGAACGATGGTTCATGTAGCGACGAAGTGATACTATCGGAATTATCTAACATCCTGAAACCCGAATAG